In the Acidobacteriota bacterium genome, GCAATCCGGTCATCGCCGCCCTGGTGCTGCTGCTGGTGATCCTGGGGGGCGTGGCGCTCTTCCAGGGTGGGGACGGGGTGGAGGAGTCCTCGGTGGAGGCGGTGGAGGTCTTCGATGTGGTCCTCGATCGGGAGAATCGGGAGTACCTGGACATCCTCTTCGACCGGCCCCTGGGGGAAGGGCATGTGGGGGAGGTGCTGGGGGAGGCGCCGGCGACCATCGATCCGCCGCTGGCGGGGAATTGGCGCTGGCTGGATGTGAGCTCCCTGCGCTTTGAGCCCAGCGGCGGCTTTCCCATGGCCAGCCAATACGCCGTCACCCTGATTCCCGAGCGTCTGCTGGCGGAGGGCCAGGAGCTGGCGGGGGAGGCGCGGCTGACGGTGCGCACGGACCAATTCCTGGTAGAGACCGTCGAGGTTACCGAAGAGCCCCTGCTGGACGGCGAGGCGAAGGTGGTGCTGCGGGGGACCATCCGCTTCAACTACCCGGTGGATCCGGAGACCCTTGCGCCGCTGATCCGGTTGGAGGATTCCGAGGCCGAAGGCGGGCAGATAGAGGTGAGCCTGGAGCAGGCTTATTGGACCCGGCCGAATATCGGTTTCCGCACCGGGCCGGTGCAGAAGACTTCCCAAGAGCGCTCGGTGCGCCTGGTGGTGGATGCCGCCCTCACCCCCGACGCGGGCAATGTGCCCCTGGGCCAGGCCTTCGTCGAGGAGCTGCTGGTGGGCTCCAAGGACAAGCTGTCGGTGCGCTCGGTGGAGTCCTTCCCCGGGGAGCGGGAGTCGCGCATCGAGGTGGCCTTCTCCTCGCCCGTGACCTCCGCCGCGGCCCGCTCCTTCGTGGCGGTGAGCCCGGACGTGGACTATCGGCTGTCGGCGGCGCGCAACAAGCTCACCCTCACCGGTGCCTTCCAGCCGGGGGCGCGCTACCAGTTGAAGCTTGGCGAAGGGCTGCCGGCGGCGGATCAGGCAGTGCTGCGGGAAGGGGTCAGCTACGACGTGCGGCTGTCGGATCTGGATTCGTCGGCGGACTTCCAGAGTCAGGGCATGTTCCTCTCCGCCCAGGGGCCGCGGGCGGTGGCCATCGAGACGGTGAACGTGCAGAAGGTGACCCTGTCGGTGGACCGGGTCTACCTCAACAATCTCTTCTCCCTCATCACCTACGGCGGCCGGCTGAACACTGACTCCACCTACTCCGGGGCGCGGCTGGCGCGCTCCCTGGGGGATCGGCTGAAGAGCAAGACGCTGCAGATCCAAGGCCAGCGCAATCGCTCCGTCACCACCGTGGTGCCGCTGGCGGAGATGCTGCGGGGGGAGGAGCCGGGGCTGTACCGGGTGCTCCTCAGTCGCCCCGGGGATTGGCAGGCGCAGCAGCGGTGGATCCTGGTCACCGATTTGGGAGCGGTGGCCAAGCGGGGGGATGAGGACTTCCTGGTGTGGGCCGCCTCGTCCCGCACCCTGGCGCCGGCGGCGGGGGCGCGGGTGACCCTCTATTCGGATCAGAATCAGAAGATCGGCGAGGGCATCACCAACGAGTCGGGACTGTGGCGGCTGGGGGATCCGCACAAGCTGCAGGAAACGCAGCCCTTCCTGGTGACGGTGGAGAAGGGCGGCGATTTCACCTTCCTGTACCTCGACCGCATGGGCATCGACACCGCCGGTCTCGAGGTCTCCGGCGCCGAGCCCCGGGGCAGCGGCTACACCGCCTATCTCTATGGCGAGCGCAACCTCTACCGTCCCGGCGAGACCGTGGAAGGAGTGGCCATCGTGCGCTCCGGAGACCTGTCCACGCCGCCGGCCATGCCGGTGTTGCTGCGGCATCGGGATCCCCAGGGCCGGGTCTTGGGCACTCAGCAGCTGCAGCTGGACCGCCGGGGCCTGGCGGAGCTGTCGCTGGAGCTGCCGCCCTACGCTCTCACCGGTGGCCACAGCCTGGAGCTGGAGGCGGCGGAGAAGATTCTCGGCACCTATCGCTTCCAGGTAGAGGAGTTCATCCCCGACCGCATCGAGGTGGCCATCGAGCCGGAGGGGGAGCGGGTCGGCCCCGGCGAGGAGCTGTCCTACACGGTGGAGAGCAGCTACCTCTTCGGGCCGCCGTCGGCGGGGCTGGCAGTGGAGAGCCGGGTGCGGCTGGTCTCGGCTCCTTTCGCTCCCGAGGAGTTTGCCGCCTATGCCTTCGGGGACGGCGACCGCTCTTTCGAGGATCGGGAGATCTTCCACCATCAGGGCAAGCTGGATGACGAGGGCCAGGCCCGGCTGACGGCGCCGGCGGTGGCGGTGTCGGAGGTGCCGGCGGCGCTGGAGGCGGTGGTGACGGCGCGGGTGCAGGAGGCCGGTGGCCGGGGTGTCACCGCACTGACCCGGGTGCCGATCCATCCGGTGCCCTACTACCTCGGGCTCAAACGCCAAGGCGAGGGCTACCCCGAGCCCGGCCAGGAAGTCACGTTTGATTACGTGGCGGTGAGCCCCGCCGGGAAGAAGGCCGGCGCTCAGGAAATCTCCGGAGAGCTGGTGGCGGAGCTGATCTTGGAGCGCTGGAATACGGTGCTGCGCAAGACCCCTTCCGGTACCTATCGCTACGAGTCCAGCCGCGAATCGGTGCCGGTACAGCAGAAGACCCTCTCCGGCAGCGGCCAGGGCACGGTGACCTTCCAGCCTGCGGACTACGGCCGGCATCGCCTGCGCATCAGCGATCCCGCCACCGGTGCCGCCACCTCGGTGGCGTTCTACGTCAGCGGCTGGGGCTACTCGCCGTGGGCCATCGAGAACCCCAGCCGGGTGGAGCTGGACCTGGACCGCGAGGAGTACCGCCCCGGCGACACCGCCACGGTGCAGGTGCGCTCGCCGTTCCCAGGCAAGCTCCTGCTCACCATCGAGGGGGACAAGGTCCTGGACACCCAGGTCCACACCCTGAGCGGCAACACCGCCACCGTGCAGGTGCCCATCCGCGGCTCCTACCGCCCCAACGTCTATGTCGCCGCCACCGTGGTGCGTTCGTCGAAGGATCTGGAGCCCGGCGCCGTGGCCCGGGCTTTCGGCGCTGTGGCGCTGCCGGTGGACCGCATCACCAACCGTCTGCGCACGGACCTGCAGGTGGCGGAGGAGGTGCGCTCCCAGACCGAGGTGGAGATCGGCGTGCGCACGGCGCCGGGAGCGGCGGTGACCATCGCGGCGGTGGACGAGGGAATCCTCCAGCTCATCGCCCAGGAGAGCCCCGAGCCGTTCGAATTCTTCTACCAGCGGCTGGCCCTGGGAGTGCGGTCCTACGACAGCTTCAGCCTCCTGCTGCCGGACGTCGAGGGAGCGGCGCCGGCGGGGGGCGGTGACTTCGCCGACGGTGCGGCGCAATATCTGCGCACCGAGAGCATCCGGCGGGTGAAGCCGGTGGCGTTCTGGAGCGGCGTCGTCACCGCCGACTCCTCCGGGCTGGCCACCACCCGCATCGAGGTACCGGAGTTCCAGGGGGCGCTGCGGGTGATGGCGGTGACCGTGGACGGGCGCAAATTCGGCTCCGCCGACCAGCGCCTGCGGGTGCGGGATCCGCTGGTACTCCTGCCCACTCTGCCGCGGGTGCTCTCCTATCGGGAGACGGTGCGCATCCCCGTCACCGTGCGCAACGACACCGGCGCCGACGGCCCGGTGGAGGTAAGCTTGGAGGTTTCCGGCGACGGCAAGGCGGCGGGGTCGGCGACCCAATCGCCGCAGGTGCCTCACGGCGGCGAGGCGACGATCTACTTCGATCTCGCAACCGCCGAGGCGGGGGACGAGGTGGAGCTGCGCATCACCGCCCGTGCCCAGGGCGAGACCGCCCGCACCACCGGCTGGGTGCCGCTGCGGCCGGATCTGCCGGCGGTGGCCACCCGGCGTAGCGGCCAGCTGCAGGAAGCGCGGCTGGAGCTGCCTCTGGAGGGCGGCGCTCTGCGCGCCGGCACCGAGCAGCGCCGGCTGCGCATCGGTGCGGTGCCGCTGGTGCAATTCAGCGGCCGGCTGCGGGATCTTCTGACCTATCCCTACGGCTGTCTGGAACAGACCGTATCCCGGGCCTTCCCGTTGCTCTATCTGGCGGATCTGGCCCAGCAGCTGGAGCCGGAGCTGCTGGATCCGGAAGCCGGCGCCGCGGATCCCGAGACCTTGGTGCTCGACGCCGCCCGGCGGATCGCTCGGCTGCAGCTGTCCAGCGGCGGCTTCGCTCTGTGGCAGGGGGAGACCCAGCCCGACGCCTGGTCCAGCGTCTACGCCAGTCACTTCCTGGTGGAGGCCCAGCGGGCCGGCTATCCGGTGGATTCGCTGGTGCTCGAGCGGGCGCTGGTCTATCAGGCCGGGCAGGTGCGTTCCAAGGCCACCTATGGGGCCGAGGAGCTGGAGCGTCTGGTCTATTCGCTCTACGTCCTGGCCCGCGCCGGCCGCGGCGATCTGGGCACCATGGACTTTCTGCGGGGCAAGCACGGTCAGGCGCTGCAAACCGACTCCCGGGCCCTGCTGGCGGCGGCCTATGCCGCGGTGGGGGATGGAGACGCGGTGGACGAGCTCCTCGCCGGACTGGGAGAAGTGGAGCGGGTGGAGCGGCAGACCGGTGGCAATCTGGACTCCACCATCCGGCGCCGGGCGCTGACCCTGCTGGCCATGCTCGACGCGGCGCCCCAGAGCCCGCGGCTGCCCCAGCTGGTGGACCGCCTGGCCCGGGACGCCAGCACCGCCGGCGTGTGGACCACCCAGGAGAGCGGCATGACGCTGCTGGCCCTGGGGCAATTCTTCCGCCGCCAGGGTGAGGCGCCGCCAATCTCCGGACGGGTTCTTTTGGGAGACGAGGTGCTGGGCACCTTCGACAGCCGCCAGCCGGCGGTGTTCTCGCGAATCGCCGGCTCGGCGCCGCTGGTGATCGAGGCTCAGACCGCCGGCGGGGACGGCGCCGCGTACTACAGCCTGACCACCCGCGGCGTCCCCACCGACGCCGCCTTCCAGCCCGAGCAAGCCGGCTTGGAGGTTCAGCGAGAGCTGCTGGCGCGGGACGGTCGTGCCCTCTCCGGGCCGGTGCAGCAGGGCGAGCTGGTGGTGCTGCGGGCGCGGGTGCGCAGCGTCGTCGGGCCGGTGAAGAATGTGGTGGTGGAGGCGTTGCTGCCCTCGGGCCTGGAGATCGAGAATCCACGCCTGGAGACCACCGAGACCCTCACCTGGGTCACCGACGCCGCCGGCGCTCCGCGCTATGTGGATCTGCGGGATGACCGGGCGCTGCTCTTCGTCGATCTGCCGGCCAATTCCTGGCAGACCTATTACACGGTGCTGCGGGCGGTGACGCCGGGGCAGTTCCGCCTGCCGCCGATCCACGCCGAGGCGATGTACGACCCGGCGCTGCGGGCGACGGGGCAGAGGAGCACTCTGGAGGTCGCCGTTCAGGAATGAGCGGCCCGAATGGCTAGCTCAGGAATCGCGGCTCGGGCGACTGCCGCTCGCACGTCTCTCCGCCGCCTGCTCGTTTCCCGCCGGGCCTGGGTGCTCCTCGCGCTGCTGCCCCTGGCCGGGATGCTGGCGGCGGGGATGGGCTTTCTGGTGCTGGATTGGCTCTTCCCCTTCCCCCTGGAGCGCCTGGAGCGCCTGGAGCGGCCGGCGGCGACGGTGGTGGAGGACCGCCGCGGGGAGCCGCTGCGCATGTTCTTGGCGGCGGACCAGCGCTGGCGGCTGCCGGTGACCTACGACCAGATGCCGGAGGAGCTGCGGCGGGCCATCGTCGCCTCCGAGGACCAGCGCTTCTTCCGCCATCCCGGAGTCGATCCCCTGGCGGTGCTGCGGGCGACGGTGCACAATCTGCGCGCCCGACGGGTGGTCTCCGGTGCCTCCACCCTCACCATGCAGATCGCCCGCATGACCGACCCGGCGCCCCGCACCCTCGTCGCCAAGGCTCGGGAGGCCTTCCGAGCGCTGCAGCTGGAACGCCAATTTTCCAAGCGCGAGCTGCTGGAGATCTACCTCAACCTGGCGCCCTATGGTGGCAATCTGGAGGGTGTTGGGGCCGCTGCGCGCTTCTACTTCGGCAAGCCGGTGGAGCAGCTGGCGCTAGGGGAGATCGGCCTGTTGGTGGCGCTGCCCCGATCCCCCACCCTCTACGATCCGGTGCAGCATCCGGAGGCGGCGCTGGCGGTGCGGGACAAGGTGCTGCGTCAGCTGCGCGACCGCGGCGCCTTCACCGACCAGCAGGTGCGGGAGGCGATGCGGGTACCGGTGCCCCGGCGCCGGTTGCCGGCTCCCTTCGAGGCTCCCCACTTCGCCCGCCGGGTGGTGGAGGAGGCTGGGGCATCCCGGTCGGGCCAGGGCGGTGCCCCCCGCATCCGCACCTCCCTGGAGCTGGAGCTCCAGCAGGTGGCGGAGGAGAATGTCGAGGCTTATGTCCGACGGCTGCGCTCCCAAGGCATCGGCAACGCGGCGGCGGTGGTGGTGGAGAATTCCAGCCACCGCGTACGAGGGTGGGTGGGCTCCGGCGGCTTCGAGGAGTCGGAGTATTCGGGCCAGGTGGACGGTGTCGTCGCTCGCCGCTCTCCCGGCTCGACCCTCAAGCCCTTCCTCTACGGCCTGGCCTTCGACGACGGCCGGGTGGTTCCGGCTTCCTATCTGCTGGACGTGCCGACGGATTTCGCTGGCTATGTGGCGGAAAACTACGACGGTCTCTACCGCGGCCGGGTGGAGGCCCAGCAGGCGCTGGTGCACAGTCTCAATGCTCCGGC is a window encoding:
- the pbpC gene encoding penicillin-binding protein 1C, with the protein product MASSGIAARATAARTSLRRLLVSRRAWVLLALLPLAGMLAAGMGFLVLDWLFPFPLERLERLERPAATVVEDRRGEPLRMFLAADQRWRLPVTYDQMPEELRRAIVASEDQRFFRHPGVDPLAVLRATVHNLRARRVVSGASTLTMQIARMTDPAPRTLVAKAREAFRALQLERQFSKRELLEIYLNLAPYGGNLEGVGAAARFYFGKPVEQLALGEIGLLVALPRSPTLYDPVQHPEAALAVRDKVLRQLRDRGAFTDQQVREAMRVPVPRRRLPAPFEAPHFARRVVEEAGASRSGQGGAPRIRTSLELELQQVAEENVEAYVRRLRSQGIGNAAAVVVENSSHRVRGWVGSGGFEESEYSGQVDGVVARRSPGSTLKPFLYGLAFDDGRVVPASYLLDVPTDFAGYVAENYDGLYRGRVEAQQALVHSLNAPAVRLLARVGLGEFFDLLQRGGARSLDRPAYRYGLPLILGSGELTLLELAQLYSSLANGGEALPVTWAPDEGGASGIPERLLSEEAAWLLTETLLQVERPDLPRAWSLSRSASAVAWKTGTSYGHRDAWAVGYSRRFTIAVWVGNFDGSPRHGISGSEHAAPLLFDLFRALDPGGPGPAEPALLRLGELEVCALSHLRPGPHCPRTVQVTALPGKTRLPLCDHHRRALADADTGELLDGTCLADRQRTWLEYTAYPAELVAWWRSRGQEVAQTPTFAEGCAGAAGDRGPRILSPDPATPYRLRPEAPLRDQRLPLVARAQAEVRRLYWYQDGLLIGSTTPEDRLMLDPHPGHHRLVVTDDRGRSSGVTYRVE
- a CDS encoding MG2 domain-containing protein is translated as MAEQNEHQSSEEKKTSDEQKPAEAEKPAEKPQAGGSGGAGSAGGGSAAGGSGDKDGGDGGDGGGFFSDWRNPVIAALVLLLVILGGVALFQGGDGVEESSVEAVEVFDVVLDRENREYLDILFDRPLGEGHVGEVLGEAPATIDPPLAGNWRWLDVSSLRFEPSGGFPMASQYAVTLIPERLLAEGQELAGEARLTVRTDQFLVETVEVTEEPLLDGEAKVVLRGTIRFNYPVDPETLAPLIRLEDSEAEGGQIEVSLEQAYWTRPNIGFRTGPVQKTSQERSVRLVVDAALTPDAGNVPLGQAFVEELLVGSKDKLSVRSVESFPGERESRIEVAFSSPVTSAAARSFVAVSPDVDYRLSAARNKLTLTGAFQPGARYQLKLGEGLPAADQAVLREGVSYDVRLSDLDSSADFQSQGMFLSAQGPRAVAIETVNVQKVTLSVDRVYLNNLFSLITYGGRLNTDSTYSGARLARSLGDRLKSKTLQIQGQRNRSVTTVVPLAEMLRGEEPGLYRVLLSRPGDWQAQQRWILVTDLGAVAKRGDEDFLVWAASSRTLAPAAGARVTLYSDQNQKIGEGITNESGLWRLGDPHKLQETQPFLVTVEKGGDFTFLYLDRMGIDTAGLEVSGAEPRGSGYTAYLYGERNLYRPGETVEGVAIVRSGDLSTPPAMPVLLRHRDPQGRVLGTQQLQLDRRGLAELSLELPPYALTGGHSLELEAAEKILGTYRFQVEEFIPDRIEVAIEPEGERVGPGEELSYTVESSYLFGPPSAGLAVESRVRLVSAPFAPEEFAAYAFGDGDRSFEDREIFHHQGKLDDEGQARLTAPAVAVSEVPAALEAVVTARVQEAGGRGVTALTRVPIHPVPYYLGLKRQGEGYPEPGQEVTFDYVAVSPAGKKAGAQEISGELVAELILERWNTVLRKTPSGTYRYESSRESVPVQQKTLSGSGQGTVTFQPADYGRHRLRISDPATGAATSVAFYVSGWGYSPWAIENPSRVELDLDREEYRPGDTATVQVRSPFPGKLLLTIEGDKVLDTQVHTLSGNTATVQVPIRGSYRPNVYVAATVVRSSKDLEPGAVARAFGAVALPVDRITNRLRTDLQVAEEVRSQTEVEIGVRTAPGAAVTIAAVDEGILQLIAQESPEPFEFFYQRLALGVRSYDSFSLLLPDVEGAAPAGGGDFADGAAQYLRTESIRRVKPVAFWSGVVTADSSGLATTRIEVPEFQGALRVMAVTVDGRKFGSADQRLRVRDPLVLLPTLPRVLSYRETVRIPVTVRNDTGADGPVEVSLEVSGDGKAAGSATQSPQVPHGGEATIYFDLATAEAGDEVELRITARAQGETARTTGWVPLRPDLPAVATRRSGQLQEARLELPLEGGALRAGTEQRRLRIGAVPLVQFSGRLRDLLTYPYGCLEQTVSRAFPLLYLADLAQQLEPELLDPEAGAADPETLVLDAARRIARLQLSSGGFALWQGETQPDAWSSVYASHFLVEAQRAGYPVDSLVLERALVYQAGQVRSKATYGAEELERLVYSLYVLARAGRGDLGTMDFLRGKHGQALQTDSRALLAAAYAAVGDGDAVDELLAGLGEVERVERQTGGNLDSTIRRRALTLLAMLDAAPQSPRLPQLVDRLARDASTAGVWTTQESGMTLLALGQFFRRQGEAPPISGRVLLGDEVLGTFDSRQPAVFSRIAGSAPLVIEAQTAGGDGAAYYSLTTRGVPTDAAFQPEQAGLEVQRELLARDGRALSGPVQQGELVVLRARVRSVVGPVKNVVVEALLPSGLEIENPRLETTETLTWVTDAAGAPRYVDLRDDRALLFVDLPANSWQTYYTVLRAVTPGQFRLPPIHAEAMYDPALRATGQRSTLEVAVQE